CCGAGCGGCTGGAAGCCTTCGGCGACTTTCTGGACCGCCACCCGGAGGCGCGGGGCCGGGTGACGTTGCTCCAGATCGCGGTGCCCAGCCGCGAGCAGGTCGAGTCCTACCGCCAACTGCGCTCGCGGGTGGAGGGGCTGGTGGGGCGCATCAACGGCAGGCACACGCAGGGAGGCTGGGCGCCCATCCAGTACGTGTACCGGGGCATGGGCCGGGAGGAACTGGTCGCCCACTACCGCGCCGCTGACGTGATGCTGGTCACGCCCCTGCGCGACGGCCTGAACCTCGTCGCCAAGGAATTCCTGGCCTGCTCGCGCGACGGGGTGCTGGTGCTCTCGCGCTTCGCCGGGGCCGCCGACGAACTGCCCGAAGCCGTGCAGGTCAATCCCTACAACCCCACCGGACTGGCCGAGGCGCTCAATCAGGCGCTGGGCATGTCGCTGGAGGAAAAGAAGGCCCGCTTGACCCGGTTGCAAGAGCGGTTACGCGGCAGCGACCTGCGGGCCTGGGCAGACGGCTTCGTGGCGGAGTTGACCGGCGCATGAGCCTGCCTCCCGATCTGCTGTCCCTGGGCGAGCGTCCCCTCCTCGTCCTGGCCGACTACGACGGCACCCTGGCCCCCATCGTCCCCCGCCCGGAGGAGGCGTGGCCCGAGCCCGGAGCGCGGGAGGCGCTGGCGCGGCTGCTTGCTGAGAAACGGCACCGCGCCGCCGTCGTGACCGGGCGCCTGGCCGAACAGGTCCACCGGTTCCTGACCCTCCCCGACCTCCCGGTGGTCGGCCTGCACGGGATGGAATGGCCCGGCGAGCCCATCGCCCCCGCCGACTCCGGGGCCCTGCGGCACCTCGCCGCGCACCTGCCCGCCGTGCCCGGCCTGCGGGCCGAGGACAAGGGCTGGACCCTGGCCGTCCACTTCCGCGAGGTGCCCGAAGAGCGGCAGCCCGACGTGGAGGCCGCGCTCGCCGCCATCCCCCTTCCCCCCGGCTGGGAGGCCATCGCCGGGAAGAAGGTGCGCGAGTTCCGGCCCGGCGGCTTCGGCAAGGGCCGCGCGGCGGAGCGGCTGGCGGGGATGCACCCTGGGCACCTCCCCGTCTTTCTGGGCGACGACGTGACCGACGAGGAAGGCTTCGTGCGCCTCCGGGCGCTGGGCGGCGTGACGGTCAAGGTGGGCGAGGGCGACACCGCCGCCGAGTACCGGGTGGGCAGCCCCGCCGACGTGGTAGCGCTGCTGCGGGCCTGGGCGGGCGCTTAACTCTCCGCGCCGACCACCGCCTGCACCCGGCCCACCTGCCCGGAGGTCAGCCGCACCTTGATGCCGTGCGGGTGGGTGGGCGACTTGGTGAGCAGCGCCGCCACCACGCCGCGCGTGAGTTTGCCCGTGGCCTGGTCCTGCTTCTGCACGATGTCCACGGTGAGGCCGGGGCGAATCTGGGAACGGGAGGGGGGCATGGGGGGAGGATAGGGGAGAGTGGGTACCCGCCCCACTCACTTACCACTCGTTCGCCTCGAAGGTTCGTCGGGCGGCTTCCGTCTCGAAGGAGAGGCCCCACGCCTCCAGCCGTTCCAGATCATCCGGCACCGCGTACAGGCATACCCCAAGTTGGTCCCCCACGCTGAACGCCGCGCCCCGGCAGCTCACGCGCCCGCGCTCTACGCTCGCCCCCCACGCCAGCGTGAATGACCCGGCCGACGAGGGCGCCCCGTGGTCCCCCTCCACCGCTGCCAGCACCCGCTCGGGCGTGGCCTCCTGCACCGTGTAGCGCATTCGGAACCACCGATACCCCGCGTCCTGCACCAGCACCACGCGGCCCCAACCCGACCCGCTCAGCAGCTCGGAAATAAGGGACAGCCACCACGCCCGCACGCTGGGTGGCACGTCCTCCCACCCGTCGGGCTGGGAATCGGCTGCCCAGATGCAGGAGAGGCGGGCGTCAGGGGGAGGGTGGATGCGGGCGAGGGCGGGGCGGAGGTCGGGGGAAGTGGGGGGAAGGTCGAAGGAGGAGACAGGCATAGGCGGGTTCGAGGTTGATGTCGCAGGGCGCATGGCGTTGCGACTCCTCAAACCTCCAGCGCCAGCTTGTCCACATCGTTCAGAAGCGGTGTCCCCGCCGGATACTCCCCGGTAAAGCAGGCCCCGCACAGGCCAGAGCCGCCGATGGCCTCCCGCAGCCCGCGCTCGCTGATAAAGGCGAGGGTGTCGGCGCCGATCAGCGCCCGGATTTCCTCAATGCTGTGGGTGCTGGCGACGAGCTCCTTGCGGGCGGCGGTGTCGATGCCGTAGAAGCACGGGTGCGTGATGGGCGGGCTGGAGACGCGGAAGTGGACCTCGGTGGCGCCCGCCTCGCGCAGCAGGTTCACGATCTGGCGGCTGGTGGTGCCGCGCACGATGGAGTCGTCCACCAGCACGACCCGGCGGCCCCGCACCGCGCTGGTCGGCGAGAGCTTCATCTTGACCTTCAGCTCCCTCGCCTCCTGGGTGGGGGCGATAAAGGTGCGGCCCGCGTAGGGATTCTTGTACAGGCCGTAGTCGAAGGGGATGCCGCTCTCGCGGGCGTACCCGATGGCCGCGCCGATGCCGGAGTCGGGCACGGGGACCACGATGTCGGCCTCGATGGGCTTCTCGCGGGCCAGTTGGGCGCCCATCCGCAGGCGGCTCTCGTGGATGTCCACGCCGTCGAGTTCGCCGTCGCTGCGGGCAAAGTAGATCCACTCGAAGGAGCAGGGGGTGGGCCGCTTCGGTTCCACCATCAGCGAGTGCAGCCCTTCCCGGTCGAACCACACGAGTTCACCCGGTTGCACGTCCCGGATCAGCCGGGCGCCGACCGCGTACAGGGCGCAGGGTTCGGAGGCGAGCACCCAAGCGCCGTCGTCGCGCTGCCCGATCACCAGCGGCCGGACGCCGTGCGGGTCGCGGAAGCCGAGGAGCTGGGTGCGGCTCATCAGCACGCAGGCATAGCCGCCCTTCAGCTCCTTCATGGCGCTGGCGGTCGCTTCGACCAAATCCATGTGCGACTCGCGGGCGATCAGGTTGAGCATGACCTCGGAGTCGTTGGTGGTCTGGAAGAGGGCGCCTTCCATCAGCATTCCGCTGCGGACCTCGCGGGCATTCACGAAGTTGCCGTTGTGCGCCAGCCCCAGAATGCCCTTGTTCGTGCGGGTGGTGAGCGGCTGCGCGTTGAAGCGCAGGTTCGATCCGGTGGTCGAGTAACGCACGTGCCCGATGCTCACGCGGGCGTTGGGCAACCGCAGGCCGTCGAGCCGCCGCTCGTCGAAGACCTGCGTGACCAGCCCCAGGTCCTTGTCCACGTGGAAGCGGTCGCCGTCGCTGACGCACATGCCCGCCGCCTCCTGCCCCCGGTGTTGCAGGGCGAAGAGGCCCAGGTAGGTCAGCCACGCGAGGTCGTTGGGGGTGGGCGAGTACAGCCCGAACACGCCGCACTCGTCCTGCGGCTTGTCGGTCGCCGGGTCGAAGATCATCTCAGAATCTCCCGCAACGGCGACTCATGGGCGGTCCTCAGCGTCTCAAGGTTCACGCTCAACTGTACGTTCGCCCCGCTCACCGCAATGGTCACCCGGTCACTGCCCGGCAGGCTCTCGCCCAGCGCCGTGAAGGGCACGCCCAGGCTCTCCAGCGTGTCCTGCGCGGCCTGCTCGTGGCCCACCGGGACGGCCACGATCACCCGGCTGTGCGCCTCCCCGAACAGCAGGGCGTCCGGTCGCACCCCTTCCGGGGCCTTCAGCTCGACCTTCAGGCCCTGCCCACCTGCAATCGCCATTTCCGCGAGGGCCACCGCCAGCCCGCCCTCCGAGCAGTCGTGCGCGGTGGTCGTCAGCCCGGCGCGGATCAGGGCCAGCGTCCCGGCGATGACCTTTGCCTCCAGCCCCAGGTCGAGGTCCGGCACCCGCCCCGCCTCCAGCCCATGCACGGTTTCGAGGTACTGCGAGGCGCCGATGGTGGTCGCGTGCTCGCCCAGCAGGTAGAGGACGTGCGGCCCCGGCTTCAGGTCCAGCGTCGCCCGCACGGTCACGTCGGGGAGCACGCCCACCATGCCGATCGTCGGCGTGGGGTGGATGGCGACCTTGTGATCACCTTCCGCATACTGGTTGTACAGGCTGACATTCCCGCCCGTGACCGGGGTATTCAGCGCCCGGCACGCGTCCGCGATGCCCTGCACGGCCTGCTGAAGCTGGAAGTACACGCCCGGCTCATGCGGATTGCCGAAATTGAGGTTGTCGGTGATCGCCAGCGGCGTCGCCCCCACGCAGGCGAGGTTGCGAGCAGCTTCTGCGACGGCGGCGGCGGCCCCCGCATACGGGTCGAGATACACGAAGCGCGGGTTGCAGTCCGAGGTCGCGGCCACACCCATTCCGCTCCCCTTGACCCGCAGCACGGCGGCGTCGGCCGCGCCCGGCACGACCACCGTGTTCGTCATGACCTGATGGTCGTACCGCTCGAAGATGGGCCGCTTGGAGGCGATCGTGGGGTGCGAGAGCAGGTCCACCAGCACCGCGCCGAGGTCGCCGGGCACGGGCACGCCGCTCAGGTCGCGCTCGCGCTTGGCTTTGATTTCTTCCAGTTCCACGCCCTCGCGGGTGTACTTGGGCGCCTCGTTCAGCAGGGCGACGGGCAGGTCGCACACCACCTCGCCGCGCCACGTCAGGCGGTAGCGGTCGTGGGCCTCCACCTCCCCGATGGTCACCACGTCGAGTTCCCACTTGGCGAGCAGGTCGAGCAGTTCCTGTTCCCGGCCCGGCACGGGGACCAGAATCATCCGCTCCTGCGACTCGGACAGGCACAGCTCCATCGGCACCATGCCTTCTTCGCGGGTGGGCACCAGGTCGAGGTCCATCGTGATGCCCAGCCCGGCGCGGTAGGCCATCTCGCAAGTGCTGGACACCAGCCCCGCTGCCCCCATGTCCTGCACGCCCGCGACCAGCCCGGCCTCGATGGCCTCCAGGGTGGCCTCCAGCAGCAGTTTTTCCATGAAGGGGTCGCCCACCTGCACGGCGGGGCGGTCGGCCTGCGAGGCGTCACTGAGGTCCGCCGACGCGAAGACCGCGCCGCCTAGTCCGTCGCGCCCGGTCTTGGAGCCGACATACACGATCTGGTTGCCGACCTCGCCCATCGTCCCTTTGGCGAGGTCCTCGTGCCGCAGCAGGCCCAGGGCCATCACGTTGACCAGGGGATTTTCCTGATACGACGGGTGAAAGGTCACCTCGCCGCCCACCGTGGGCACGCCGATCGCGTTGCCGTAGTGACTGATGCCCTCCACCACGCCGTTCACCAGAAAGCGGGTGCGGGGCGAGTCGGGGTTGCCGAACCGGAGCGAGTCCAGCACGGCGAAGGGCCGCGCTCCCATCGCAAAGATGTCGCGCAGGATGCCGCCCACGCCCGTCGCCGCGCCCTGTACGGGTTCCACCGCCGAGGGGTGGTTGTGGCTCTCCATCTTGAAGGCCACGCCCCATCCCTCCCCGATATCCACCACGCCCGCGTTCTCGCCGGGGCCTTGCAGCACCTGCGGCCCGGTCGTGGGAAAGGCCGAAAAGAGGGGCCGCGAGTTTTTGTACCCGCAGTGCTCGGACCACATCGCGCCCACGATGGCAGCCTCCAGCGCGTTAGGCTCGCGCCCGATGCCGGAGACGAGGAGGTCATATTCGCCTTCAGTGAGGCCGAAGGTGGCAGCTTGGGGGCGGAGAGAGTTCACCTGCGTCACTTGACCAGCGCCCCTTTCAAGCTCTCAAAAATTCCCCGCCCGTCCTCGCTCCCCAGCAACGGCTCGACCGCCCGCTCGGGGTGGGGCATCATGCCCAGCACGTTGCCGCCCTCGTTTACGATTCCGGCGATGTCGTTCAGCGAGCCGTTGGGGTTGTCCACGTAGCGGAACACGACGCGGCCCTCGGCCTCCAGCCGGGCGACCGTCTCCGGGTCGGCGTAGTAGTTGCCCTCGCCGTGCGCGATGGGGATTTCGAGGGTCTGGCCCTGGTCATAGGCCCCCGTGAAGGCCGTGTGCGCGTTCTCCACCCGCAGGTGGACCGGGGCGCAGTGGAAGTGCAGGTCGCGGTTGCGCGACAGCGCTCCGGGCAGCAGCCCCGCTTCGGTCAGCACCTGAAAGCCGTTGCACACGCCCAGCACAAAGCCGCCGCGCTCGGCGTGCGCCTTGACTGCCTCCATGATCGGGCTGCGGGCGGCAATCGCGCCCGAGCGGAGGTGGTCACCGTAGGAAAAGCCGCCCGGCAGGAACACCAGCTCGGTGCCCTCCGGCAGCCCGGCTTCGGTGTGCCACACGAACCGCGCCTCGGGGTCGAGGGTCAGGCGGGCGGCGTGCAGGGCGTCGGCGTCGCAGTTGGAGCCGGGAAACTGGATGACGGCGGTCCTCACAGGCGCTCCAACTCGGTCACGGTGCGCTCGCCGCCTGCCGTCCCGGTGTTCACGGTCGAGGCGGGTTCCAGCAGCATCACCCACGTCTCCTCGCCCTCGGCAGCGGGGCAGTGCTCCACGCCGCGCGGCACGATCAGGAATTCGCCCTCGCGCACCCGCACCTCGCGGTCGCGGAAGCCCATTCGCATCGTTCCCCGCACGACGAGAAACAGTTCGTCCTCATGCTCGTGGGCGTGCCAGATGAACTCGTCCCGGAACTTGGCGAGCTTGACCTGCTGACCGTTCAGCTCTCCCACGATCTTGGGACTCCACGCCTCGGCAAAGAGGCCGAACTTCTGCTCCAGATTGACAGGCTGGGGGGTGGTCATGCCTCCTCCAGCTCCCAGCGGGCATCCTCCATGATGGGGTTACTCAGCACGTCCCGCGTGATGTCCGCGAGTTGCGCCTCGACCTCGGGGCGCTCGCCCGTGAGGGTCAGTTCGATCAGCTTGCCCACGCGCACGCCCGAGACGTTGGTGTGGTCCAGGTGCGACAGTGCCCGCTCGACGGTGCGGCCCTGCGGGTCGAGGATGGACGGCTTGAGGGTGACGAAGACTTTGGCGTGGTAGGTGGGCACGGGGGAACTCCTTGGAGTGGGTGGGCGTTGTCCGGGGAGCGGCGGTTCGGAGAGGGTTAGCACCTGAGCCAGTCCAGGTACCATTCCCCGAACGACCTTTTCTGGACGAGCGCGTGGTGCTGGTTCAACTCGTCGAGCAGAGCGGGGGAATTGCCCCATGACGCCAGGGCCGCCCGGAATTCCTCATCCGGCAGCCACGGCACCCAGAGGCCGTCAAGAAAGTCAAAGACGTGCCCGCGTTCTTCCCCCGCCACCACCAGAACGGACAGGTTGCCGCAGCCGTACTCGGAGAGCAGGAGGTAGCCGCCGCCGTCGTCCTCGTCGCTCAGCGGGACAAAGCGCTGTCCCACGCCAGCCGCCGCCGCGCTCTGTGCAGACCAGAGCCCGTGGTGGGGACCGGCGCCGCCCCCCCCGATGGTCGTCAGGAAGAGGCGGTAGTCGGCCGGGAACTCGAAACCGTGCTGCGCCTCGAGGCCCTGCACCTCACGCGCGGACAGCTTCGGCTCCAGCACGTACCGGTCAGCTTGGCCGGGTTCTCGCCCCGCCTTGTCCGCGAGGCGGGCGAGCACGAAAGCTTCGTCAAAGGGCAGGGTCTGCGGAACGCTCATGGTCTGGTCCTTGGAAGTCCGAGCGGTGCTCAGGCGGGGGCCGTCACGCGGCGCAGCATTTCGGCATAGGCGTCCTCTACCCCGCCCAGATCGCGGCGGAAGCGGTCCTTGTCGAGCTTCTCACCCGTCTCAGCGTCCCAGAAGCGGCAGGTGTCGGGGCTGATCTCGTCGGCCAGGACGACCTGACCGTCGTGGGTGCGGCCGAACTCCAGCTTGAAGTCGATCAGGCGGATGCCGCGTGCCTCGAAATAGGGCACCAGGAAGTCGCGCACGTTCAGGCTCAGCTCACGGATGCGCCGCAATTCCTCCTGGGTCGCCCAGCCCAGCGCGACCGCCGTGTCCGTGTTGACCAGGGGGTCGCCCAGCGCGTCGGACTTGAGGCAGTACTCGACGACGGGGCGCGAGAGCGGCGTCCCCTCCTCCAGCCCCAGCCGTTTGCAAAAGCTCCCGGCGGCCACGTTCCGCACGATCACCTCGACGGGGATGATCTCCACCGCCCGCACCCGCTGCTCGCGCCCCGAGAGCCGCTCCAGAAAGTGCGTCGGAATCCCGGCCCCTTCCAGCAGGGGGTAGAGGTGCGCCGTGATCGCGTTGTTGATCTCGCCCTTGCCCGCAACCTGGGCCTTTTTCACGCCGTTGAAGGCGGTCGCGTCGTCCTTGTACTCCACGACGTACTCGTGCGGGTTGGCGGTCGCGTAGACCCGTTTGGCCTTGCCCTCGTAGCGCTGCTCAAGCTTCATGCCGGAACTCCAAAAGGAGACGCGAGCGACTCACGGCAATCAGGAGAACGCTCGTGGGCTGGGTATGGCTGATCATGGGGCCTCCATCGCCGCCTCTCGGGCGGGCTTACCGCGCCTGGGGGCACGGGGCGTCTC
This portion of the Deinococcus terrestris genome encodes:
- the purL gene encoding phosphoribosylformylglycinamidine synthase subunit PurL codes for the protein MTQVNSLRPQAATFGLTEGEYDLLVSGIGREPNALEAAIVGAMWSEHCGYKNSRPLFSAFPTTGPQVLQGPGENAGVVDIGEGWGVAFKMESHNHPSAVEPVQGAATGVGGILRDIFAMGARPFAVLDSLRFGNPDSPRTRFLVNGVVEGISHYGNAIGVPTVGGEVTFHPSYQENPLVNVMALGLLRHEDLAKGTMGEVGNQIVYVGSKTGRDGLGGAVFASADLSDASQADRPAVQVGDPFMEKLLLEATLEAIEAGLVAGVQDMGAAGLVSSTCEMAYRAGLGITMDLDLVPTREEGMVPMELCLSESQERMILVPVPGREQELLDLLAKWELDVVTIGEVEAHDRYRLTWRGEVVCDLPVALLNEAPKYTREGVELEEIKAKRERDLSGVPVPGDLGAVLVDLLSHPTIASKRPIFERYDHQVMTNTVVVPGAADAAVLRVKGSGMGVAATSDCNPRFVYLDPYAGAAAAVAEAARNLACVGATPLAITDNLNFGNPHEPGVYFQLQQAVQGIADACRALNTPVTGGNVSLYNQYAEGDHKVAIHPTPTIGMVGVLPDVTVRATLDLKPGPHVLYLLGEHATTIGASQYLETVHGLEAGRVPDLDLGLEAKVIAGTLALIRAGLTTTAHDCSEGGLAVALAEMAIAGGQGLKVELKAPEGVRPDALLFGEAHSRVIVAVPVGHEQAAQDTLESLGVPFTALGESLPGSDRVTIAVSGANVQLSVNLETLRTAHESPLREILR
- the otsB gene encoding trehalose-phosphatase, producing MSLPPDLLSLGERPLLVLADYDGTLAPIVPRPEEAWPEPGAREALARLLAEKRHRAAVVTGRLAEQVHRFLTLPDLPVVGLHGMEWPGEPIAPADSGALRHLAAHLPAVPGLRAEDKGWTLAVHFREVPEERQPDVEAALAAIPLPPGWEAIAGKKVREFRPGGFGKGRAAERLAGMHPGHLPVFLGDDVTDEEGFVRLRALGGVTVKVGEGDTAAEYRVGSPADVVALLRAWAGA
- a CDS encoding cupin domain-containing protein — protein: MTTPQPVNLEQKFGLFAEAWSPKIVGELNGQQVKLAKFRDEFIWHAHEHEDELFLVVRGTMRMGFRDREVRVREGEFLIVPRGVEHCPAAEGEETWVMLLEPASTVNTGTAGGERTVTELERL
- a CDS encoding YwbE family protein gives rise to the protein MPPSRSQIRPGLTVDIVQKQDQATGKLTRGVVAALLTKSPTHPHGIKVRLTSGQVGRVQAVVGAES
- a CDS encoding SMI1/KNR4 family protein, which codes for MSVPQTLPFDEAFVLARLADKAGREPGQADRYVLEPKLSAREVQGLEAQHGFEFPADYRLFLTTIGGGGAGPHHGLWSAQSAAAAGVGQRFVPLSDEDDGGGYLLLSEYGCGNLSVLVVAGEERGHVFDFLDGLWVPWLPDEEFRAALASWGNSPALLDELNQHHALVQKRSFGEWYLDWLRC
- the purF gene encoding amidophosphoribosyltransferase, translating into MIFDPATDKPQDECGVFGLYSPTPNDLAWLTYLGLFALQHRGQEAAGMCVSDGDRFHVDKDLGLVTQVFDERRLDGLRLPNARVSIGHVRYSTTGSNLRFNAQPLTTRTNKGILGLAHNGNFVNAREVRSGMLMEGALFQTTNDSEVMLNLIARESHMDLVEATASAMKELKGGYACVLMSRTQLLGFRDPHGVRPLVIGQRDDGAWVLASEPCALYAVGARLIRDVQPGELVWFDREGLHSLMVEPKRPTPCSFEWIYFARSDGELDGVDIHESRLRMGAQLAREKPIEADIVVPVPDSGIGAAIGYARESGIPFDYGLYKNPYAGRTFIAPTQEARELKVKMKLSPTSAVRGRRVVLVDDSIVRGTTSRQIVNLLREAGATEVHFRVSSPPITHPCFYGIDTAARKELVASTHSIEEIRALIGADTLAFISERGLREAIGGSGLCGACFTGEYPAGTPLLNDVDKLALEV
- the purS gene encoding phosphoribosylformylglycinamidine synthase subunit PurS, with translation MPTYHAKVFVTLKPSILDPQGRTVERALSHLDHTNVSGVRVGKLIELTLTGERPEVEAQLADITRDVLSNPIMEDARWELEEA
- the purQ gene encoding phosphoribosylformylglycinamidine synthase subunit PurQ, whose amino-acid sequence is MRTAVIQFPGSNCDADALHAARLTLDPEARFVWHTEAGLPEGTELVFLPGGFSYGDHLRSGAIAARSPIMEAVKAHAERGGFVLGVCNGFQVLTEAGLLPGALSRNRDLHFHCAPVHLRVENAHTAFTGAYDQGQTLEIPIAHGEGNYYADPETVARLEAEGRVVFRYVDNPNGSLNDIAGIVNEGGNVLGMMPHPERAVEPLLGSEDGRGIFESLKGALVK
- the purC gene encoding phosphoribosylaminoimidazolesuccinocarboxamide synthase; its protein translation is MKLEQRYEGKAKRVYATANPHEYVVEYKDDATAFNGVKKAQVAGKGEINNAITAHLYPLLEGAGIPTHFLERLSGREQRVRAVEIIPVEVIVRNVAAGSFCKRLGLEEGTPLSRPVVEYCLKSDALGDPLVNTDTAVALGWATQEELRRIRELSLNVRDFLVPYFEARGIRLIDFKLEFGRTHDGQVVLADEISPDTCRFWDAETGEKLDKDRFRRDLGGVEDAYAEMLRRVTAPA